The following are from one region of the Amycolatopsis sp. QT-25 genome:
- a CDS encoding ROK family protein, with protein MTGDELILGIDFGGTKVAIGLADRAGSLLVTRRLDTDAQAGAGQVVSRALAAARKLLADEGAADALGAIGVVSPGIVLEDRILLAPNVPGWEELRLRELVAAEFGDVPIEVGTDAKAAALAEWRWGALADTDPAVFLSLGTGIAAAVLVGGRLLAGANGAAGEIGYNLLSPQDTDGFAGGAAPLEEAVGGRGLGGRASVLLGRPVTAGELFGLARDDAQAKELVGAALDELSMHVANLAIALDPQRIAVGGGLVRSADILLPALRERLAQAVPFPPELVSAKFDQDASLLGAIAIALDA; from the coding sequence GTGACGGGGGACGAACTGATCCTGGGGATCGACTTCGGCGGGACGAAGGTCGCGATCGGGCTGGCCGACAGAGCCGGGAGCCTGCTGGTCACCCGGCGGCTCGACACCGACGCGCAGGCCGGCGCCGGGCAGGTGGTCAGCCGCGCGCTCGCCGCGGCACGGAAACTGCTCGCCGACGAAGGCGCCGCGGACGCCTTGGGCGCGATCGGCGTCGTCAGCCCCGGCATCGTGCTGGAGGACCGCATCCTGCTGGCCCCCAACGTGCCGGGCTGGGAGGAACTGCGGTTGCGCGAACTCGTCGCCGCGGAGTTCGGGGACGTGCCGATCGAGGTGGGGACCGACGCCAAGGCGGCGGCGCTCGCGGAATGGCGATGGGGGGCGCTGGCGGACACCGATCCGGCGGTCTTCCTCTCGCTGGGGACCGGGATCGCCGCGGCGGTCCTGGTCGGCGGCCGGCTGCTGGCCGGCGCGAATGGCGCTGCGGGAGAGATCGGGTACAACCTCCTCTCTCCGCAGGACACCGACGGGTTCGCGGGCGGAGCGGCGCCGCTGGAAGAAGCCGTCGGTGGGCGTGGGCTGGGCGGCCGGGCGAGTGTGCTGCTCGGCCGCCCGGTGACCGCGGGCGAACTGTTCGGCCTCGCCAGGGACGACGCGCAGGCCAAGGAACTGGTCGGCGCGGCGCTCGACGAACTGTCGATGCACGTCGCGAACCTCGCCATCGCACTCGACCCGCAGCGCATCGCCGTCGGCGGGGGACTGGTGCGCTCGGCCGACATCCTGCTGCCCGCACTGCGCGAGCGGCTCGCTCAAGCCGTGCCGTTCCCGCCGGAACTGGTGTCGGCGAAATTCGACCAGGACGCGTCCCTGCTGGGCGCGATCGCGATCGCGCTGGACGCCTGA
- a CDS encoding NAD(P)H-dependent oxidoreductase has product MDESPLRVAVIIGSVREGRVGDAVGKWFTAQAENRDDLVTEVLDLVDFDLPAGLPEPPAADMKRFARLVDEAEAFVVVTPEYNRSFPASLKQAIDCAYDEWRAKPVGFVSYGYRSQGLHAVEQLRTIFTELHTVTMRDTVAFNLLDGTFARDGTPFDTDGEEQAVTTLLDELVWWGLALREARATRPYVC; this is encoded by the coding sequence ATGGACGAGAGTCCGCTGCGGGTCGCGGTGATCATCGGCAGCGTCCGCGAAGGGCGGGTGGGGGACGCCGTCGGCAAGTGGTTCACCGCTCAGGCGGAAAACCGGGACGACCTCGTCACCGAAGTGCTCGACCTGGTCGACTTCGACCTCCCCGCGGGGCTGCCCGAACCGCCTGCCGCCGACATGAAGCGCTTCGCGAGGCTGGTCGACGAGGCCGAGGCGTTCGTCGTCGTCACCCCTGAGTACAATCGCAGCTTCCCGGCGTCGCTCAAGCAGGCGATCGACTGCGCCTACGACGAGTGGCGCGCGAAACCGGTCGGTTTCGTCTCCTACGGCTACCGTTCCCAGGGTCTCCACGCCGTCGAGCAGCTGCGCACGATCTTCACCGAACTGCACACGGTCACCATGCGCGACACCGTGGCCTTCAACCTCCTCGACGGCACCTTCGCCCGCGACGGCACCCCTTTCGACACCGACGGGGAGGAACAGGCCGTGACCACCTTGCTCGACGAACTCGTCTGGTGGGGCCTGGCCCTGCGCGAAGCACGTGCCACCCGTCCCTACGTCTGTTGA
- a CDS encoding ATP-binding cassette domain-containing protein: MSELAIEASGLVKVFGENRAVDGIDLKVPAGTVYGVLGPNGAGKTTAVKMLATLLRPSGGEARIFGKDVVREADAVRSMVSLTGQYASVDEDLTGTENLVLIGRLTGHRKPAARARAEELLAAFGLTEAAGRQVKNYSGGMRRRIDIAASILNTPDVLFLDEPTTGLDPRSRNQVWDIVRAIVRHGTTVLLTTQYLDEADQLASRIAVIDRGKVIAEGTKGQLKASVGAGAVHVRLREADQRSEAEALLVRTLQAQVVLESDPVALTARLSGESTEQGAAEHASHALGELARAGIIVDTFSLGQPSLDEVFLALTDRTATPEESAA; encoded by the coding sequence ATGAGTGAACTGGCCATCGAGGCCTCGGGGCTGGTCAAGGTGTTCGGGGAGAACCGGGCGGTCGACGGGATCGACCTGAAGGTCCCCGCCGGCACCGTGTACGGCGTCCTGGGACCGAACGGCGCCGGCAAGACCACCGCGGTGAAGATGCTCGCGACCCTGCTCCGCCCCAGTGGGGGCGAAGCGCGCATCTTCGGCAAGGACGTCGTCCGCGAGGCCGACGCGGTGCGGTCCATGGTCAGCCTGACCGGGCAGTACGCCTCGGTCGACGAGGACCTGACCGGGACCGAGAACCTGGTGCTGATCGGCAGGCTGACCGGGCACCGCAAACCGGCCGCCCGCGCGCGGGCCGAGGAACTGCTGGCGGCGTTCGGCCTGACCGAGGCCGCGGGACGGCAGGTGAAGAACTACTCCGGCGGGATGCGGCGGCGGATCGACATCGCCGCGAGCATCCTCAACACCCCGGACGTGCTCTTCCTCGACGAACCGACCACCGGGCTCGATCCCCGCAGCCGCAACCAGGTCTGGGACATCGTGCGCGCGATCGTGCGGCACGGCACCACAGTCCTGCTGACCACGCAGTACCTCGACGAGGCCGACCAGTTGGCCTCCCGGATCGCGGTCATCGACCGCGGCAAGGTGATCGCCGAAGGCACCAAGGGGCAGCTGAAGGCCTCGGTCGGCGCGGGCGCGGTCCACGTCCGGCTTCGGGAAGCCGATCAGCGTTCCGAGGCCGAAGCGCTGCTCGTCCGCACGTTGCAGGCGCAGGTGGTGCTCGAATCGGACCCGGTCGCGCTGACCGCGCGCCTGTCGGGCGAAAGCACCGAACAGGGCGCCGCCGAACACGCCTCGCACGCGCTGGGCGAACTCGCCCGCGCGGGGATCATCGTCGACACCTTCTCCCTCGGCCAGCCGAGCCTCGACGAGGTCTTCCTGGCCCTGACCGACCGCACCGCCACGCCTGAGGAGAGTGCAGCTTGA
- a CDS encoding ABC transporter permease encodes MSTTAVKENEPVLAAPKPEELAAVLISKNRPPRPSALSTSVTFGWRAMLKIKHVPEQLFDVTAFPIMMTLMFTYLFGGALSGSPKEYLQFLLPGIMASSILMITMYTGISVNTDIEKGVFDRFRTLPIWRPSAMVGYLLGDMLRYLIASVVILGVGLIMGFRPGGGVGGVAAAILLLLAFSFAFSWIWTMFGLLLRSEKSVMGVSMMVLFPLTFLSNIYVDPKTMPSWLQAFVDVNPVTHVVAAVRSMMGGDWDGGEITWVLIAGGVILAIFGTLTMRLYNRK; translated from the coding sequence TTGAGCACCACGGCAGTCAAAGAAAACGAACCCGTTCTCGCGGCACCGAAGCCCGAAGAGCTAGCCGCCGTCCTGATCTCGAAGAACCGCCCTCCGCGCCCGAGCGCGCTGTCGACCTCGGTCACCTTCGGGTGGCGCGCGATGCTGAAGATCAAGCACGTGCCCGAGCAACTGTTCGACGTCACGGCGTTCCCGATCATGATGACGCTGATGTTCACCTACCTGTTCGGCGGCGCGCTGTCCGGTTCCCCGAAGGAGTACCTGCAGTTCCTGCTGCCGGGCATCATGGCGAGCAGCATCCTGATGATCACCATGTACACCGGCATCTCGGTGAACACCGACATCGAGAAGGGCGTGTTCGACCGATTCCGCACGCTGCCGATCTGGCGGCCGTCGGCGATGGTCGGCTATCTGCTCGGCGACATGCTGCGCTACCTCATCGCGTCGGTGGTGATCCTCGGCGTCGGGCTGATCATGGGCTTCCGCCCCGGCGGCGGAGTCGGTGGCGTGGCCGCCGCGATCCTCCTGCTGCTGGCGTTCTCGTTCGCGTTCTCGTGGATCTGGACGATGTTCGGCCTGCTGCTGCGCAGCGAGAAGTCGGTGATGGGCGTCAGCATGATGGTGCTGTTCCCCCTGACCTTCCTCAGCAACATCTACGTCGACCCGAAGACGATGCCGAGCTGGTTGCAGGCCTTCGTCGACGTCAACCCGGTGACCCACGTGGTCGCGGCGGTGCGCTCGATGATGGGCGGCGACTGGGACGGCGGCGAGATCACCTGGGTGCTGATCGCCGGCGGAGTCATCCTCGCGATCTTCGGCACGCTGACGATGCGGCTCTACAACCGGAAATGA